In Gossypium hirsutum isolate 1008001.06 chromosome D06, Gossypium_hirsutum_v2.1, whole genome shotgun sequence, one genomic interval encodes:
- the LOC121218202 gene encoding probable rhamnogalacturonate lyase B — MPVIGVQLHTQDTHVMIDNGILQLTLLNPDGIVTGIRYNGIDNLLEVLNGEDNRGYWDLVWNSPGTPGTTGSFDVIKGTSFKVIVENEDQVEVSFTRTWDSSQEGKLVPLNIDKRFIVLRGCSGFYTYAIYEHLKDWPGFNLAETRIAFKLRKDKFHYMAMADNRQRYMPLPDDRLSGRGQALAYPEAVLLVNPVEPDFKGEVDDKYQYSCDNKDSQVHGWICTTDQPAVGFWMVTPSNEFRSGGPVKQNLTSHVGPTTLAVFLSAHYTGEDLVPKFSAGEAWKKVFGPVFIYLNCTMDGDEPLSLWEDAKQQMIIEVQSWPYTFPASDDFPKSNQRGNVNGRLLVNDRYVSDDNIPANGAYIGLAPPGNVGSWQRECKDYQFWTKTDINGYFLINDIRPGDYNLYAWVPGFIGDYQYSAAITMTPGSEIEVGDLVYKPPRNGPTLWEIGIPDRSAAEFYVPDPNPKYINKVYVNHPDRFRQYGLWERYAELYPNEDLVYTVGSSDYKKDWFFAQVTRKIDTNKYQGTTWQIRFKLDNVDQGSSYKLRVAIASATFSELQVQINDPKTNPLFSSGLIGRDNSIARHGIHGLYWLYNVDVPGKLLVQGDNTIFLTQPRSSSPFQGIMYDYIRLEGPSKLSSNEEYMSSTL; from the exons ATGCCAGTTATTGGGGTTCAGCTCCACACTCAAGACACCCAT GTGATGATAGATAATGGCATACTCCAACTGACATTATTGAACCCTGACGGGATCGTGACCGGCATTCGATATAACGGCATCGATAATTTACTAGAAGTTCTAAATGGTGAAGACAATCGAgg GTATTGGGACCTTGTTTGGAACTCACCAGGAACTCCTGGTACTACTGGCTCCTTTGACGT GATTAAAGGAACAAGTTTCAAAGTAATAGTGGAAAATGAGGATCAAGTTGAGGTTTCTTTCACAAGAACTTGGGATAGTTCCCAAGAGGGCAAGCTTGTTCCTTTGAATATTgacaaaag GTTCATAGTGTTGCGTGGTTGCTCAGGCTTTTACACTTATGCCATTTATGAGCACTTAAAAGATTGGCCTGGTTTTAACCTTGCTGAAACCAGAATCGCATTCAAGCTCAGAAAAGACAA gTTTCACTACATGGCCATGGCAGACAATAGGCAAAGGTACATGCCATTGCCTGATGACCGTTTATCAGGAAGAGGTCAAGCCCTGGCTTACCCAGAAGCTGTTCTCCTCGTTAATCCAGTGGAGCCTGACTTCAAAGGAGAG GTGGATGACAAGTACCAATATTCATGTGATAACAAAGACAGCCAAGTCCATGGCTGGATCTGCACCACCGACCAACCGGCAGTAGGGTTCTGGATGGTCACACCCAGCAACGAGTTCCGGTCCGGTGGTCCAGTCAAACAGAACTTAACCTCTCATGTTGGTCCTACAACCCTTGCT GTGTTTCTGAGTGCTCATTATACCGGGGAAGATTTGGTGCCGAAATTCAGTGCCGGTGAGGCCTGGAAGAAAGTGTTCGGCCCTGTTTTTATCTATCTTAATTGTACAATGGACGGAGATGAGCCGCTTTCGCTTTGGGAGGATGCTAAACAACAG AtgataattgaagttcaaagCTGGCCTTATACATTTCCAGCCTCAGATGATTTCCCTAAATCCAACCAACGTGGAAATGTCAACGGTAGGCTTCTTGTCAATGACAG ATATGTTAGTGATGACAACATACCAGCCAATGGAGCTTACATAGGATTGGCTCCACCAGGCAATGTTGGGTCTTGGCAAAGAGAATGCAAG GACTATCAATTTTGGACCAAGACAGACATAAATGGCTATTTTTTGATCAACGACATAAGACCTGGTGATTATAACCTTTATGCATGGGTTCCTGGCTTTATTGGAGATTATCAATATAGTGCTGCCATTACCATGACTCCAG GTAGTGAAATTGAGGTCGGCGATCTGGTATACAAACCTCCACGAAACGGGCCGACGTTGTGGGAAATAGGAATTCCTGATCGTTCTGCTGCGGAATTTTATGTCCCGGATCCTAACCCTAAGTACATCAACAAAGTTTATGTCAACCATCCTGATAG GTTTAGACAGTATGGACTTTGGGAAAGATATGCAGAACTGTATCCCAATGAAGATTTAGTTTACACAGTTGGCAGTAGTGACTATAAAAAAGACTGGTTCTTTGCCCAAGTAACCAG GAAAATTGATACTAACAAGTATCAAGGAACCACATGGCAAATTAGATTCAAACTTGACAATGTAGATCAGGGTAGTTCATATAAATTAAGAGTGGCGATTGCATCTGCAACTTTTTCCGAATTGCAG GTTCAAATCAATGATCCGAAAACAAATCCTTTGTTTTCGAGCGGGCTAATCGGGAGGGATAACTCGATAGCAAGGCATGGAATTCATGGACTCTACTGGCTTTACAATGTAGATGTACCTGGAAAATTGTTGGTTCAAGGTGACAACACTATCTTCCTTACGCAACCGCGAAGTAGTAGTCCTTTTCAAGGTATCATGTACGATTACATTCGACTCGAAGGTCCCTCAAAATTAAGTTCTAATGAAGAATATATGTCGAGTACATTGTAA